The genomic stretch CAACCTGGTGATGCGCCGCAAGGCGCCCGTCACCGGGCCTTCTCCGCTGGCCAGGCGCCCCGAGGACGACAGACCCAGCGAGGGCCGGGACGAGCAGGACGCGTCCCCCGCGGCGCCTGTGGATGTCCCTGCCGGGGCCGGTGCCGTGAGCGACAGCGGTGCCCCGTCCGGCGATGCCCCGACGGACGGCGGCGCTGCCGAGTAGGGCGGCAGACCAGGGGCCGGCGCAACCCAGAAAAGGGCGGGCGGCCCGATTTCGTTCACCCCCCGACTTCGTTTACTCCCCCATTTCGTACATCAACTGAGGATACAGCCAATGGCGCGCTTTTTCCGCCGCAAGCGATATTGCCGCTTCACTGCCGAGGGTTTTACCGAGATCGATTACAAGGATCTGATCACTCTCAAGGCGTATATCACCGAGACCGGCAAGATCATGCCGAGCCGGATCTCGGGGACCAAGGCCCGTTACCAGCGCCAGCTCGGCTTGGCCATCAAGCGCGCCCGGTACCTGGCGCTCTTGCCATACTGCGACGCGCACTGACGGTTCGTGTCGATGCCCCGCGGCCACGACGGGTCGAGGTGGCCGGCGTGCGGTCCTTAGCCGAGTTCGTCATGCGCGGTCGCTGGCAGGCCGTCGGGACCATCTCGGCCCTGGGCATGCTCGGCTGGCTGCTGCCGCCGGTGTCGTACCTGAGCGGTGCCGCGGCCGGTCTGTGCGCGCTGCGCCACGGCGCGCGCGAGGGCTTCCTGGTGGTCAGCTATGCCACGCTCGGGGCCGGGCTCGTGACCCTGGTCGGGATCGGCAACGTGTGGCCTGCGATGTTCCTGGCCGTCGCCTGGTGGCTGCCGATTTGGCTGTGCGCCCAGGTCTTACGGGTCGGCCGCTCGCAAGGACTCGCGCTCGCCGCCATCGGGGGGCTTGCGGTCTTGGCCGTGGTCGCGGCGCGCGTATTGGTCGATGATGTCGAGGGCTGGTGGCGCGGGGTTTTGGAGCACATCGTATCTGCCGCGCCGGGACACGAGGACATGGGTCCGGAGCGGGCGATGCTCGATGCCCTGGCCGTGATGATGAACGGCCTGGTGGCGGGTGCCTTCGCCATGAGCGTGATGATCGCCTTGCTCATCGCCCGTTACTGGCAGGCGCTCCTGTACAATCCCGGAGGGTTTCGGGCCGAGTTCGAGGGGCTCAGGCTGCCGGGCGCCTTGGCGCCGGCGGTGGTCCTCACGGGGATCTTCGCGACCATCGAGGCGCTGGTCTTCGCGCAGCGTCATGGGCTCGTCACCGATCTCCTGGTGGTCGCGGTGGCGATGTATGGTTTTCAAGGCCTGGCCATCGCCCATCACTATGTGCGCAACCGCCAGCTCGCCAGTGCCTGGCTGGTGGCACTGTATGCGGCCGTGCTCGTGGTGCCGCAGATCGCGCTGGTGGCGCTGGCCGCGCTCGGGCTCTTGGATCACCGGGTAAATTTTCGCCACTTACCGGTCGGCGATAAGGCTTGAAACGATGGCCTGATTGAAGTCGACCTGATTGAAGTTGAAGGGGGAGCAAAGCGATGGAAGTGATACTGCTGGAAAAGGTGCACGGCCTGGGTGAGCTCGGCGAGACCGTGAAGGTCAAACCGGGTTTCGCGCGCAATTTCCTGATCCCGGGCCGCAAGGCCATTACCGCGACGCGCGACAATCGC from Pseudomonadota bacterium encodes the following:
- a CDS encoding DUF2232 domain-containing protein; the protein is MRSLAEFVMRGRWQAVGTISALGMLGWLLPPVSYLSGAAAGLCALRHGAREGFLVVSYATLGAGLVTLVGIGNVWPAMFLAVAWWLPIWLCAQVLRVGRSQGLALAAIGGLAVLAVVAARVLVDDVEGWWRGVLEHIVSAAPGHEDMGPERAMLDALAVMMNGLVAGAFAMSVMIALLIARYWQALLYNPGGFRAEFEGLRLPGALAPAVVLTGIFATIEALVFAQRHGLVTDLLVVAVAMYGFQGLAIAHHYVRNRQLASAWLVALYAAVLVVPQIALVALAALGLLDHRVNFRHLPVGDKA
- the rplI gene encoding 50S ribosomal protein L9 (in Escherichia coli this protein is wrapped around the base of the L1 stalk): MEVILLEKVHGLGELGETVKVKPGFARNFLIPGRKAITATRDNR
- the rpsR gene encoding 30S ribosomal protein S18; amino-acid sequence: MARFFRRKRYCRFTAEGFTEIDYKDLITLKAYITETGKIMPSRISGTKARYQRQLGLAIKRARYLALLPYCDAH